One genomic segment of Luteitalea sp. includes these proteins:
- a CDS encoding GNAT family N-acetyltransferase codes for MSDRMERAATAVAIRLATVDDAAALTDFARQSFLDTFAADNTPENMALYVAQAFGAATQTRELTDEASVTLLVEQDGQLVAYAQMSDAPPPACVEGAVPMELRRLYVDRGWQGQGLALPLIRAIEAKAVERGARTMWLGVWDHNTRAIAFYRKAGYVDVGWQPFVLGRDVQQDRVMARHLE; via the coding sequence ATGAGCGATCGCATGGAGCGGGCCGCCACAGCGGTTGCCATCCGTCTTGCCACTGTCGATGATGCGGCGGCATTGACAGATTTCGCGCGGCAAAGCTTTCTCGACACCTTCGCGGCCGACAACACACCCGAGAACATGGCTCTCTATGTCGCGCAGGCCTTTGGCGCGGCAACGCAGACGCGCGAGCTGACAGACGAGGCCTCGGTGACACTACTGGTGGAGCAGGACGGGCAGCTCGTTGCCTACGCTCAGATGTCCGACGCGCCGCCGCCTGCGTGCGTCGAGGGAGCGGTGCCCATGGAGCTTCGACGCCTCTACGTCGACCGCGGCTGGCAGGGCCAAGGGCTGGCGCTACCCTTGATCCGCGCGATCGAGGCGAAAGCCGTCGAGCGCGGCGCACGGACGATGTGGCTAGGCGTCTGGGACCACAATACCCGCGCCATCGCTTTCTATCGCAAAGCTGGTTATGTCGATGTCGGATGGCAGCCCTTCGTCCTTGGCCGCGACGTGCAACAGGATCGCGTCATGGCGCGCCACCTAGAGTAG
- a CDS encoding DUF1697 domain-containing protein, which yields MSSWIAFLRGINVGGNHMLPMKELAALLGKQGLTDVRTYIQSGNVVFRSAKANAPTLEKQIGNAVLKSHGFQPRVLVLRVAELERAARSNPFPQADANPKALHLFFLASKPSSPNLGALRELKAGGEAFELIDKVFYLYTPDGFGTSKLAERAVRHLGVEATARNWRTVGKVLEMAKLLG from the coding sequence ATGTCCAGCTGGATCGCGTTCCTTCGCGGGATCAACGTCGGTGGCAACCACATGCTGCCGATGAAGGAGCTGGCGGCGTTGCTCGGCAAACAAGGGTTAACCGACGTTCGGACATATATTCAAAGCGGCAACGTGGTGTTCCGGAGTGCCAAGGCGAACGCACCCACGTTGGAAAAACAGATTGGCAACGCCGTGCTGAAGAGCCATGGATTCCAGCCGCGCGTACTCGTGCTCAGGGTGGCGGAGTTGGAACGCGCCGCGCGCTCGAACCCGTTCCCACAGGCCGACGCCAATCCAAAGGCGCTGCACTTGTTCTTTCTCGCGAGCAAGCCCTCCTCGCCGAATCTCGGCGCATTGCGCGAGCTCAAAGCAGGCGGCGAAGCCTTCGAGCTAATCGACAAGGTGTTCTATCTCTACACGCCGGACGGCTTCGGTACGTCGAAGCTGGCCGAGCGCGCCGTGCGCCACCTTGGCGTCGAGGCCACGGCCCGCAACTGGCGCACCGTTGGCAAGGTGCTCGAAATGGCCAAACTCCTCGGGTAG
- a CDS encoding FtsX-like permease family protein, with the protein MTSLDALKQDVRLAVRTSARDPGFAAAAVITLAFGIGLAAAMFTVFDAVLRRPLPVQEQERVVVLWGEADGSLRRLPLHYEHFERFRQNPHTLQEVAGVLNMRASRTAVRDGERALTLNVAPVTGNFFGLLGSPPFIGRTLRPDDDVEGAERVAVISHGLWRRRFGGNRDVIGRRLTLHERELTYTVVGVAQPGLEYPGGADLWVPLVPFIKLEVVPLGRLAAHATPAQAAAELRASFEREDPINRGDLRAAASSLRDVVIGNVRPALFLLSAAAALLLLIACVNVANLLLARASGRMPEIATRHALGASRGRILRQLLTESSVLAVAGGLLGALLAVGLVRGLLILAPPELPRLEEIRLTGVPLWIAAGITGAATLAFGLFPALFASRAGASSLRASNRSSTAPKGRRRAQHALVVFQIALAVIVLVAASLLGRSLRELERLDMGFISDRLAIVQLARPGTKFESPAQVRALYDRLIPRLEALPGVVSVASLSLMPFGGAMGGIDGHFVAEGKPEAAEATRPLLNMEVVGPGYFRTLDIPLLRGRPLTDADRENSPRAVVVSETVARLFWPAQDAVGKRLGFGQPKQPEDWWTVVGVVPETRYRAMREPLPTVYLPHRQFAGASFVGHMLAIRTSGEPAAVLPSIRHAVQETDPDVLVTEAQTMARLLAGELAQPRLSAVLLGVFGIGALLLAGVGLYAMLAYIVRRRTRELAIRHALGASPSRLRALVLRQGAMMTGAGILLGLATALAGGSVLQSLLFCVSPADPLTLAGVPLVLLVVALAACYIPAQRATRADPVAVLRADY; encoded by the coding sequence ATGACCTCGTTGGACGCGCTGAAACAGGATGTCCGGCTCGCCGTCCGAACGTCGGCGCGCGACCCCGGCTTCGCGGCGGCCGCTGTCATCACGCTCGCCTTCGGCATCGGTCTGGCCGCTGCCATGTTCACGGTCTTCGACGCCGTCTTGCGGCGCCCGCTGCCGGTGCAGGAACAGGAACGCGTCGTCGTGCTCTGGGGAGAAGCAGACGGAAGCCTGCGTCGCCTGCCGCTTCATTATGAGCACTTCGAGCGCTTCCGTCAGAACCCGCACACGTTGCAGGAAGTTGCTGGCGTGCTCAACATGCGCGCCTCACGTACGGCGGTGCGTGACGGCGAGCGGGCGCTCACGCTGAACGTAGCACCCGTGACGGGCAACTTCTTCGGCCTGCTCGGCTCGCCGCCGTTCATCGGACGCACGCTGCGACCGGATGACGATGTGGAAGGGGCGGAGCGGGTGGCGGTGATCAGCCACGGCCTCTGGCGCAGGCGCTTCGGTGGCAATCGCGACGTGATCGGCCGCCGCCTCACGCTGCATGAGCGGGAGCTCACGTACACGGTGGTGGGCGTGGCGCAGCCGGGGCTCGAATATCCCGGTGGCGCGGATCTCTGGGTGCCGCTGGTCCCATTCATCAAGCTCGAGGTGGTGCCGCTCGGGCGGCTGGCAGCGCACGCCACGCCGGCGCAGGCCGCCGCAGAGCTGCGGGCTTCTTTCGAACGTGAGGATCCCATCAATCGGGGCGATCTCCGTGCCGCTGCGAGCTCGCTGCGGGACGTCGTGATCGGCAATGTGCGACCGGCGCTGTTTCTCCTGTCGGCCGCCGCGGCGCTGCTCCTGCTCATCGCGTGCGTCAATGTGGCGAACCTGCTGCTCGCCCGCGCTTCGGGCCGGATGCCCGAAATTGCGACACGACACGCGCTCGGGGCGAGCAGAGGACGGATCCTGCGTCAGCTTCTCACCGAGAGCTCCGTGCTGGCTGTCGCGGGTGGGCTGCTGGGCGCCCTGCTCGCGGTGGGTCTCGTCCGCGGTCTGCTCATCCTGGCGCCGCCAGAGCTTCCGCGGCTCGAAGAGATTCGGCTCACTGGCGTCCCTCTCTGGATTGCCGCTGGCATCACGGGTGCCGCTACTTTGGCCTTCGGGCTCTTCCCGGCGCTCTTTGCCTCGCGCGCCGGGGCTTCCTCGTTGCGGGCCAGCAATCGATCCAGCACCGCGCCGAAGGGTAGACGACGCGCGCAGCATGCGCTCGTTGTCTTTCAAATCGCGCTCGCGGTCATCGTGCTCGTCGCCGCCAGTTTGCTCGGCCGAAGCCTCCGTGAGCTCGAACGCTTGGACATGGGCTTCATCTCCGACCGGCTTGCGATAGTGCAGTTGGCTCGGCCCGGAACGAAGTTCGAGAGCCCTGCGCAGGTGCGCGCGCTCTACGATCGCCTCATCCCGCGCCTCGAAGCGCTTCCGGGTGTCGTCTCGGTCGCGTCGCTGAGCCTGATGCCGTTTGGCGGCGCGATGGGGGGCATCGATGGACACTTCGTCGCCGAAGGCAAGCCAGAAGCAGCCGAAGCGACTCGCCCACTCCTCAACATGGAAGTGGTGGGCCCTGGCTACTTCCGTACACTCGACATACCGCTTCTGCGCGGTCGACCCCTCACCGACGCAGACCGCGAGAACAGCCCGCGCGCGGTCGTCGTCAGCGAGACGGTGGCTCGGCTCTTTTGGCCCGCCCAGGACGCCGTGGGAAAGCGTCTCGGCTTTGGACAGCCGAAGCAGCCGGAGGACTGGTGGACTGTCGTAGGCGTCGTCCCCGAAACGCGCTACCGGGCCATGCGTGAGCCGTTGCCCACCGTTTACCTCCCCCATCGACAGTTTGCGGGAGCCAGCTTCGTTGGGCACATGCTTGCAATCCGCACGAGCGGGGAGCCTGCCGCGGTCCTGCCGTCCATTCGCCATGCGGTGCAGGAGACGGATCCAGACGTCCTCGTGACGGAGGCGCAGACGATGGCGCGTCTCCTGGCAGGGGAGCTCGCGCAACCGCGTCTCAGCGCGGTTCTGCTCGGTGTCTTCGGCATCGGCGCTCTTCTATTGGCAGGCGTCGGGCTCTACGCGATGCTCGCCTATATCGTTCGACGGAGAACGCGCGAGCTGGCGATCCGGCACGCCTTGGGCGCATCGCCGTCGCGTCTGCGCGCGCTCGTGCTGCGCCAGGGCGCGATGATGACCGGCGCCGGCATCCTCCTGGGATTGGCCACCGCCCTCGCCGGCGGCAGCGTGCTCCAATCCCTTCTGTTCTGCGTTAGTCCCGCCGATCCCCTCACGCTGGCCGGCGTGCCGCTGGTCCTCCTCGTCGTGGCGCTCGCGGCCTGCTATATTCCCGCGCAGCGGGCGACGCGCGCGGATCCGGTCGCGGTGCTGCGGGCGGACTACTGA